In Kwoniella pini CBS 10737 chromosome 2, complete sequence, a single genomic region encodes these proteins:
- a CDS encoding OPT family small oligopeptide transporter has product MSSNILSDDESHNDSRNNVALSQRISDEEEVPLDKMDKDFHRTESHGHNIVEVPYAITADGHRLTVGDTLPEVKAVALETDDPEEPCETIRSYFLGTIVAAVGTALNVWFGARQPGIYISPFLAQLLSYPMGVALARTLPSHKFTTFGRTWSLNPGPFSMKEHAAIVMMATVSLPTATAIDVIVAIRQPTFFNDTEMGNNKGFQFLVVLSTQFLGFGVAGLARDYLVYPSAMTWPLNLAKMSLFNALHRRKVNEYGVVTLPEEGADKQEDPPVHGWKVSTFRFCLYAIAGSFCWFFITSFIFPSLTYFNWPTWISPTNKKLAIIMGSVTGLGLNPLPTLDWTYISGAGLTPLITPWWASVSILVGASIGYIVIAGLYFSNTWFSAYLVPNSNQAFDRFGAYYNVTKVLSPDRTLDVEAYRQYSPLYFGAGYNVVIIAYFASYTAILTYAALNHWSDIKKGFNMGVHRFKSLINRNPKPEGFVHDQPDYDIHYALMTRYKEVPQWWFLVVLVFSLVLGIIMCETYDTTMPVWGIFCCLAMVVVFVIPTGIIQAISNMQMSLVILAEIIPGVAIPGRPYANMIFKLYGWVSLYQALLYILDQKLAHYLHLPPRATFRAQMWGVIISSFVSLAIINWQFEAIPDLCVPGQKDLMTCPYYTTFYSSALLFGVVGPRRMYGSLGLYKNTLWGFFAGFALVFLAWVAKKRWPNNLTKNINVPVIIFGAMYFAPYNWSFIWAGIPLAWFFMSYVFKRFPSWWNKYCYVLSIGLTVGAAVSGVIQFFCITYPGGVMPTWWGNTVYVAGCDGLGCPLKEMPEVGYFGPGPGEYL; this is encoded by the exons ATGTCATCAAACATTTTGAGCGATGATGAATCTCACAATGATAGTCGGAACAACGTGGCTTTATCACAAAGAATCtccgatgaagaagaagtaccCTTAGATAAGATGGATAAAGATTTTCATCGTACTGAATCTCATGGTCACAATATAGTTGAAGTTCCTTATGCTATTACTGCAGATGGTCATAGACTTACTGTAGGTGATACACTTCCAGAAGTTAAAGCTGTAGCTTTAGAAACGGATGATCCTGAAGAACCATGTGAAACTATTCGATCTTATTTTTTGGGTACAATCGTTGCTGCTGTAGGTACAGCTTTAAACGTATGGTTTGGTGCTAGACAACCCGGTATTTACATTTCACCTTTCCTTGCTcaattattatcatatcCTATGGGAGTTGCTCTCGCTCGTACATTACCTTCTCATAAATTCACAACATTTGGTCGAACATGGTCTCTCAACCCTGGACCATTTAGTATGAAAGAACATGCTGCCATTGTAATGATGGCAACCGTTTCTCTTCCCACAGCAACAGCAATTGATGTTATAGTTGCTATTCGTCAACCAACTTTCTTCAATGACACTGAAATGGGTAACAATAAAGGATTTCAATTCTTAGTTGTACTTTCAACTCAATTCTTAGGATTTGGTGTAGCTGGTTTAGCAAGAGATTATTTGGTTTACCCATCAGCTATGACTTGGCCATTAAATTTAGCCAAGATGTCTTTGTTCAATGCTTTACACAGAAGAAAAGTTAACGAATATGGTGTTGTCACTTTACCTGAAGAGGGTGCCGACAAGCAAGAGGATCCTCCTGTACATGGATGGAAAGTATCAACGTTCAGATTCTGTCTTTATGCTATTGCTGGATCTTTCTGTTGGTTCTTCATAACCTCATTCATCTTTCCTTCACTCACTTATTTCAACTGGCCGACTTGGATCAGCCCTACGAATAAAAAACTCGCCATCATTATGGGTTCAGTCACTGGTCTC GGTCTCAATCCGCTCCCAACTCTCGATTGGACTTACATCAGTGGTGCAGGATTGACTCCTTTGATCACTCCTTGGTGGGCTTCTGTCTCAATTCTCG TTGGAGCTTCAATCGGCTACATTGTTATTGCTGGGCTTTACTTCTCCAACACATGGTTTAGCGCATATCTTGTACCCAACTCGAATCAAGCATTTGACAGATTCGGAGCATATTACAACGTTACTAAAGTCCTTAGCCCTGATAGAACCTTGGATGTTGAGGCTTATCGACAATACTCACC TCTTTACTTTGGTGCTGGATATAATGTGGTCATCATCGCATATTTCGCCTCATATACCGCCATCTTGACTTATGCTGCTCTTAATCACTGGTCTGACATCAAGAAGGGATTCAACATGGGTGTCCATCGATTCAAGAGTTTGATTAATCGAAACCCAAAGCCGGAAGGTTTCGTTCATGATCAACCAGATTACGATATTCACTATGCTCTTATGACTAGGTACAAAGAAGTCCCACAATGGTGGTTCCTTGTAGTTCTGGTTTTCTCTTTGGTATTAGGTATCATCATGTGTGAAACCTACGACACCACTATGCCAGTTTGGGGTATCTTCTGTTGTCTCGCCATGGTAGTTGTTTTCGTCATTCCTACTGGTATAATCCAAGCCATCTCC AATATGCAAATGTCTTTGGTCATCCTCGCTGAAATTATTCCAGGTGTTGCTATTCCCGGTAGACCTTATGCCaatatgattttcaaattatatgGATGGGTTTCCCTTTATCAAGCATTACTTTATATTCTTGATCAAAAACTCGCACATTATCTACATTTACCACCTAGAGCAACTTTTAGAGCTCAAATGTGGGGTGTAATTATCAGTTCTTTCGTTTCTTTGGCTATAATCAATTGGCAGTTCGAAGCTATTCCTGATCTTTGTGTACCTGGTCAAAAAGATCTTATGACTTGTCCTTATTAC ACCACCTTTTACTCATCTGCGTTATTATTCGGTGTTGTTGGTCCTCGAAGGATGTATGGTAGTTTAGGATTATACAAGAACACTTTATGGGGATTCTTCGCTGGATTCGCTTTAGTATTCTTAGCTTGGGTAGCAAAGAAAAGATGGCCAAATAACCTTACTAAGA ATATAAATGTACCTGTTATCATCTTTGGAGCAATGTACTTTGCACCATATAATTGGTCATTCATATGGGCAGGTATTCCACTAGCATGGTTTTTCATGTCATACGTTTTTAAAAGATTCCCATCTTGGTGGAATAAATATTGTTATGTACTTTCTATTGGTCTTACAGTTGGTGCTGCTGTTAGTGGAGttattcaattcttttgTATAACTTATCCTGGTGGTGTAATGCCTACTTGGTGGGGTAATACAGTCTACGTAGCTG gttGTGATGGTCTAGGTTGTCCACTCAAAGAAATGCCTGAAGTTGGATATTTCGGTCCAGGA CCCGGTGAATACCTATAA